ATGTTGTGGTTGCAAATATCTTGCTGAACACCCTGAATTTTCTGGCAGAAAAAATTGATCAACGCGTCGCTCGTAACGGAATCTTAATTTTATCTGGAATTTTACCCGAACAGGAAAGCCAGATCAGAAAACGATTTGAGGCGCTTCACTTCAAAAAAATTCACCTCGACATCGGTAATGAATGGGCATGCTTACACATGAAAAAGGAAAACTAAATGCCGCATTTTTTTGTGAATAAAAAACTTGAAACGGGAAAAGAATATGCGCTTGAAGAGCAAGATGCAAAACACATAGCACTTGTACTCAGGCTTAAACGCGGAGATGCAATAGCATTAAGCTCTGGCGATGGTAAAACATACGCAGCGTTGCTTACCACTGTAGATAAAAAGCAAGTTGTGGCCTTCATTGAAGATGAACGACCAGCTTCGCCTTTAAAGCATCTGCCAAGCCTTGCTCAAGCTGTGGTTAAACACGACCGCATCGAATGGATTATTCAAAAAGCGGTTGAACTTGGAACCTTGCATATTTTCCCTTTCACTTCCGAGCGAACTATTCCCAAGTTTGCGCAATCGGTAGATGAGAAAAAAAATAAACGCTGGAACGAAATTGCGCTTGCGGCTGCAAAGCAATCGGGTTTTCCCTTTAAGCCAACCGTGCATTCTATTGCGAGCTTTTCAGAGCTCTTTGAAGCTCTTCCCAACACTGACAACAAACTGCTTTTGTGGGAAGGTGAAAAACAGCGCGATCTCAAATCCTATTTTTCAAGCCCAAGTTACCAACAAGATAAAAGTTCAACCCTTATCATTGGACCCGAAGGTGGTTTTGCAGAACACGAAGTGAACCTTGCAAAAAAAGCTGGGGCAGTTTCGCTAAGCCTTGGTCATCAAATTTTGCGTGTTGAAACAGCAAGCCTTGCAGCCTTAACTTTAGTCCAATTTCACACAGGAAATATGAGCCTCACATGACAGAACACTTTCTGCTTTTTGCACATCGTGGCGCAAAAGATGTCGCTCCTGAAAATACGCTTTCTGCCTTTCGCAAAGCCATTCAGCTTCAAGCTGATGGAGTTGAGTTTGATGTGCTGGTGACGAAAGACGGCGTACCCGTTGTAAGCCACAACAACAACTTAAGTGAACTGACAAACGGAAGATGCTGCGTTCATTCAAGTAGCTATAAGGAAATTGAACATCTTGATGCCGGAAGCCACTTTTCCGCCCACTATAAAGGTGAGCGGCTTCCCACTTTAGTCCAAGTGTTACATCTCTTTTCGGGAAAAAATCTGTTGATCAACATCGAAATAAAAAGAGAAGCCAATATCAGCAAAAAACATCTGGATGCCATTTTTGATATCATCACCCATTTTGGTGAAGAAAAAAATGTCATCATTTCTTCGTTTTCGCTGCGCATTATGATGTATGTGAAAAAAAGAATTCCACACATTAAAAGAGCTGTGCTTTTCAGATCTGGGCCGTTCTCTACCTTTCGTGCCAAGCTCCGATGCCGTATTATCAAGCCTTTTAGCTTGCATCCTCCTTTCTCGGCGCTTTCACGAAGACTTGTTCGTTTTGCAAAAATGAAGGGGATTTTCATTTACTCCTGGACGATCAATACAGAAGCAGATATTAAAAAATGCAAAGCCATGCACATTGATGGCATTATGACCGACAGCATTTCGCTCTCTCGCGAATTTCTAAAATCTCATTGAGTTGGGAGAAAACAAGATCATGGCAAACGCCTTTGAAGAATTTGATGAGCTTGACCTGCCCGATCTTCCCGATGATTTTTCTGACAGTGATGAAGCAACCCTTCAAGAAGATCTCGAAGACTTTCCTCCTTCCAACAAAAGAAGATCTTCTTTATCAGCACCAACAGCATCTCCCTACAAAGATAGATTTGCTGCGCTTTTGCTGGACATAGCTTTTATTTATCTTTTCTACTGGTTTTTTGCTTATCTGTATTTATTCATTGCAAAAGGAACACTTTTTGGTGCCATTCCCTTGTTTGGTTTTCATGGTGTTTTCTTGCATGTCCTTTTTTTTCTTCTCACCCTTCTTTTCTTTAGTTTTTTCGAAACCGTTTTACAGGCAAGCCCAGGAAAACTGTTGTGCAGTCTAAAAATTGCAAAAACAAATGGTGAAAATCTTTCCTTTGTTTCCGCTTTGCTTCGAAATCTTCTCAAACCACTTGATCTGCTTTTGTGTTTTACGCTTGTAAATCTGATTGTGCTCGATCAAACAAGATACCGTCAGCGCATAGGTGATCTGCTGGCCAAAACATTTGTGATTCAGATAAAAAAGAAAACTCCATTTCCACCTCAACTACACAAAGCCGAACTTGCCTCAGGCTCGGGAAGATTGTGCGCTGGATTGATCGACTTCATTTTCTTTGCAGCTTTTCTCTTTGGACTTCTCTTCAGCTTCAGTCCAAATCACCCTCAAGGAAGTTTGCTGCTTCTTTTGCTTCTTCCCTTACTTGCCTTTTCTTATTTGATTTTCTTTCAGCAGATTTTAAAAACCAGCCCCGGAAAATTTTTCTTTGCATATGAAATTATCCAAGAAAGAAGAAGTCCTCTTCTTTTTTCATCTGCCGTTGTCAGAACTTTTTTGTATATTTTTGATTTGCTCCCAAGCTCACTCCTCCCCGTTATTCTTTCCGAAAAACACCAACGTCTTGGCGATCTTGCTGCTGGCACAATTGTGGTGAAATGGAAACGCAGCATCAGAGGAGCCATTGCTTTCGCTCTTGGCCTCATTCTTTCTGGCGGACTTCTTGCGAGTCAGTTGGAAGTGCGTGACAACATTCTCACTGAAAACTTTTATCTCAATTTTCTTCCTCGTTTTTCTTCATCATCTGTTGCTGTGGACGAAAAAAAATTATTTGGCAACCTTGTCTTGAGTGAGCTTTCTTTTTCAGAAGGACCAGACCTCGAAGTAAGAACCGTTCCTCTTTTTGTACCTGGAGAAACGGTTTATATGAGTTTTGTGATTACTGGGTTTGAACTTAAAGGCGGGAAAGCTTGGCTCACCGATGATTTGCAAGTTCAATACCCCGACAACTCTTTGGGACTTTCCCTTGAAAAGGCTATCGAGTACCACGACTATGCAAATGAGAACATGCCCATCACCTTTACCAATAGCCTTACGTTACCTGAAAACAGTACTTCGGGAAGATACAACATTGTCATTACACTTCGAGATAAGCATGCTGAAAAAGAGGTTCGTGAGTTTCGCTACTTTTATGTAAAAGCCAGCGAACCAACTCCAGTCATAAAAAAATCACCTGCACCAGAAATTCGTGAAGAAATATCAGAAGAGCCAAGCTTTAGAAATGAAGATGAGACCAATAACGACACACGATATTTTCGTGAAGAAAGCCGCGGTGGACGCGACGAATTTCTTTACTGATCTTCAGTTGCTGGCAGTTTTCCTTCTTTCAGCTTATGGTACAACGCAAAAAGTTCTCCCACAATTGGTGCCGCCGTACGTGAACCACCTCCACCATGTTCCACAATAACAGCCGCCGCTAATTCAGGTTTTTCAGTTGGAGTAAATCCAACAAACCACGCATGATCTTTACATTTTTCGCTCGTGCATTTTCCTGCCAGGCTTACAACCTGTGCTGTACCTGTCTTTCCGCCAACAGGAACTCCAAAGCGCTGCACACCTCTTGCGGTGCCATCGCCATCATTCACCACTCCCACCAATGCTGCTTTTACTCGCTCTAATGCTTCGGGATCTAAATTGAGCGAGTCGCCTTCATGGTGTTCATGCTGATAAGTCTGCTTACCTTCAATATCAACAGCATTCTCCACCAAGTAGGGAGTAAGTTTGTGCCCACCATTTACAATGTGAGCAAGCGCAACAGCATTTTGAAGCGGAGTAACAAGATCGTACCCTTGGCCAATGGCAATAGAGAGCGTTTCACCTTCTTGCCATTTTGAGCCAAAACGTTTCAACTTCCATTCGGAAGTAGGAATCAAACCAGATTTTTCTCCATCAAGTCCAATGCCAGTAGGAGCGCCAAAGCCAAGCTTTTTGGCATAGTGAGCAATCATATCTACTCCAAGCCTTTGGCCATTCACATAATAGTAGATATCACACGAACCCGTAAGCGAGCGATGAAGATCGACGGCACCATGGCCATTACGATTCCAACAGTGAAACACTCGGTTTCCAAAACGTTTTGCACCTGCACAAAATACCTGATCATTTGGCTTTACCGTTTTCTCGGAGAGCAACGCCAATGCGGGTACCATTTTATAGGTAGATGCTGGTGGATAGGTGGCTTGAATGGTTCGATTTAAAAGTGGCTTGGATTCGTCGAGCAAAAGTTGGCGCCAATATTTGTCGCCCTCTTCACTTTCAAGTTTGTTGAGATCATACGATGGCGTGCTCAAGAATGTTCTGAGCGCACCTGTTTTTACATCGATCAAAACGACAGCACCTTTTCGGCCATCAAGAAGTTCAGTGGCTTTTCTCTGCAGAGTATCATCTATGGTGAGGTAAAGATTTTCACCTGGAACAGGCGGAACCGTGCGCAGGTCTTCAGCAATCCCTTCGTAGTCAACTTCTTTTCCAACGGCACTCACTAGCTTTTGCTCGTAGCCATCAATGCCCCGCAACTGCAGATCCCATCGCTCTTCTAGGCCTTGCACTCCAACGTAATCACCCAAACTATATCGGCCGGGATGCGCATCTTTAAACCGTTTCAGGCGATCGGCATTAATTTCTCGTACGTATCCCATCAGGTGACTCACAAGAGTTCCATGAGGATAGACGCGACGATAGTGTTGTTTTATTTCAAGGCCGCGCAGGTCGTAGACATCGTGTGCCTGTGGCCACGCGTGATGTCTCGCTTGCAATTTGGAAACATCTGAAAGACTGATATCCGCCTTTACCAACAAGGGTTGATATCTTGCTTGGTGTTTTCTTTTTTCCCATATTTTTTCTACGTCGGGGAGCGGAAGCGAAAAAAGTTCGCTTGTGTGTTTCAAAAGTACTGGAGGATCAACCACATATTGAGGAACAATCACCAAATCAAAAACAACTTGGTTATCAACTAAAATTTCTCCATTGCGATCGAAAAACATTCCTCGAGGCGCCGGTTGTTTTATTTCTTTGATACTGTTTTCAAGCGAAAAGTGGCGGTAGAGATCACCCTTCGAGACCTGCAAAGCGTACAAACGTGCAATCACAATAAGAAAAAAAACAACAATCGCTATCACCGGAAACTTGTAGCGATTTTCAACATCGTAGGTGTATTCATGTGTAA
This region of Deltaproteobacteria bacterium CG11_big_fil_rev_8_21_14_0_20_42_23 genomic DNA includes:
- a CDS encoding 16S rRNA (uracil(1498)-N(3))-methyltransferase, whose product is MPHFFVNKKLETGKEYALEEQDAKHIALVLRLKRGDAIALSSGDGKTYAALLTTVDKKQVVAFIEDERPASPLKHLPSLAQAVVKHDRIEWIIQKAVELGTLHIFPFTSERTIPKFAQSVDEKKNKRWNEIALAAAKQSGFPFKPTVHSIASFSELFEALPNTDNKLLLWEGEKQRDLKSYFSSPSYQQDKSSTLIIGPEGGFAEHEVNLAKKAGAVSLSLGHQILRVETASLAALTLVQFHTGNMSLT
- the mrdA gene encoding penicillin-binding protein 2, producing MQLTHEYTYDVENRYKFPVIAIVVFFLIVIARLYALQVSKGDLYRHFSLENSIKEIKQPAPRGMFFDRNGEILVDNQVVFDLVIVPQYVVDPPVLLKHTSELFSLPLPDVEKIWEKRKHQARYQPLLVKADISLSDVSKLQARHHAWPQAHDVYDLRGLEIKQHYRRVYPHGTLVSHLMGYVREINADRLKRFKDAHPGRYSLGDYVGVQGLEERWDLQLRGIDGYEQKLVSAVGKEVDYEGIAEDLRTVPPVPGENLYLTIDDTLQRKATELLDGRKGAVVLIDVKTGALRTFLSTPSYDLNKLESEEGDKYWRQLLLDESKPLLNRTIQATYPPASTYKMVPALALLSEKTVKPNDQVFCAGAKRFGNRVFHCWNRNGHGAVDLHRSLTGSCDIYYYVNGQRLGVDMIAHYAKKLGFGAPTGIGLDGEKSGLIPTSEWKLKRFGSKWQEGETLSIAIGQGYDLVTPLQNAVALAHIVNGGHKLTPYLVENAVDIEGKQTYQHEHHEGDSLNLDPEALERVKAALVGVVNDGDGTARGVQRFGVPVGGKTGTAQVVSLAGKCTSEKCKDHAWFVGFTPTEKPELAAAVIVEHGGGGSRTAAPIVGELFALYHKLKEGKLPATEDQ